The following are from one region of the Magallana gigas chromosome 4, xbMagGiga1.1, whole genome shotgun sequence genome:
- the LOC105346707 gene encoding MTRF1L release factor glutamine methyltransferase — protein sequence MIFRQCFNLDLACQNYSKTNLTCQKPHVSTFTFDLIKHKRPINNERELARNMKCLLNIPRISLNHYMKRYSVRQFRSISNEVNQLSADLTRKFQNVGIEKTESRLSAEFIIAHVMGKKMFYQVSKSAKIPGTQLKEIKELAEKRSERMPLQYVLGEWDFHEFTVKLAPPVLIPRPETEELVQFVLEDIGQDETFQKFLEVGCGSGAVTLCLLSKLPWMKAVACDISKDACNLTIENLSRYHVDKRASVLNRDFKSPDTIQLISEHGPFDFIISNPPYILTAHLDDLDPEVKKYEDRLALDGGQDGLDFVRHLIAVSPLLLKKEGKLWLETGLEQHNLIENAINNHSVGQLKYIKSMKDFTNRERFCLIQKV from the exons atgatatttaggCAATGTTTCAACTTAGACTTAGCATGTCAAAATTATTCCAAGACCAACTTAACCTGTCAGAAACCACATGtatctactttcactttcgatTTGATTAAACACAAACGACCGATAAACAATGAGAGAGAACTTGCAAGGAACATGAAATGTCTATTGAACATTCCAAGAATAAGTTTAAATCATTACATGAAAAGATATTCAGTTCGACAGTTTCGTTCAATTTCTAATGAAGTGAATCAACTAAGCGCTGATTTGACCAGAAAATTCCAAAATGTTGGAATCGAGAAAACAGAATCACGTTTATCAGCGGAATTCATTATAGCCCATGTGATGGGCAAAAAGATG TTTTACCAAGTTTCAAAGAGTGCCAAAATTCCTGGAACCCAGCTTAAGGAAATTAAAGAACTGGCTGAGAAACGTTCAGAGAG aatgCCACTCCAGTATGTCCTTGGGGAATGGGACTTCCATGAATTTACTGTGAAACTAGCCCCACCTGTTCTTATTCCAAGGCCAGAAACTGAG GAGTTGGTTCAGTTTGTTCTAGAAGATATAGGACAAGATGAAACTTTCCAGAAGTTCCTAGAAGTTGGCTGTGGATCAGGGGCAGTAACTCTGTGCTTACTTTCCAAACTTCCATGG ATGAAAGCAGTAGCCTGTGATATTAGCAAAGACGCCTGCAACCTGACCATAGAAAATCTCTCCAGATATCATGTAGACAAGAGGGCCAGTGTATTGAACAGGGACTTCAAAAGCCCAG ACACTATACAGTTGATTTCTGAGCATGGTCCATTTGATTTCATCATCAGCAATCCCCCATATATACTTACAGCACACCTAGATGACCTAGATCCTGAGGTCAAAAA ATATGAGGATAGATTGGCACTAGATGGAGGACAGGATGGGTTGGACTTTGTGAGGCATCTGATAGCAGTGTCACCGTTACTACTGAAGAAAGAGGG aaaactaTGGCTTGAGACAGGATTAGAACAACACAATTTGATAGAAAATGCAATCAACAATCACTCTGTTGgtcaattaaaatatatcaaatccaTGAAGGACTTTACAAACAG agAGCGGTTCTGTCTCATACAAAAAGTATGA
- the LOC105346713 gene encoding fibropellin-1, whose product MKLLFCYLFPLLMWISFIQITKGKITFFIEVSEIKNNGSRIYGGACCQGINGSQCSVLCKPLLTISLRNHSGQHYDSLTTNVNMRKEDVILGSRIGNSSNPIVLEANSWDKLWDQIHVEVRDFRYYVQPLIFQDSFHDFNLHTGDNILSQNWRQRRLTSQFNSSNDFSITLTYNAYCSEGYYGNDCSGHCPGNPRKCVVNGTTYCKTGWFGADCNKDINECATPKFCNHGICTNTAGSFHCTCPPSFYGLRCQLDEDECLLNPCNGEECINKIGSYECVCGNSTTGTNCESLVASNCTNETCHYHGTCNNQTGEASCNCSSEYSGTTCETINHCFERNCSDNGVCINGIDDYVCNCSYGYTGNDCEHTYCYRHQCRNGAACVTGKSNYACICSPGYTGNYCETRDHCYLHSQNCSGHGFCSNGPYNFTCICDWGYHGGECEIFRFYLNVTTILPDNTSDTSWTTKPICTLSSCNNHGKCYLENNSKGYLCDCEEDWSGSECERFDYCHNVVCSNYGECFTGLADFFCMCEKDHFGKLCNVTHFCKNNNCSSPRICKEHLDGYSCECPDGLFGAYCESVNHCFLNPCGVHGKCNNTNNGFACICEDGWIGENCSQVDYCYGRPCGQHGRCQNNYHNFTCLCDAGFVGNQCNKVDYCFQNPCINNGTCLSDSGGYICNCPEVWTGQNCSNRNVCLLDNPCNSHGNCSQSKSGFNCSCLPNWLGLSCNVYDYCYSSPCGEHGTCQNKPDSYHCLCDPQWSGENCSINACENITCSHKGNCSALNSTYHCECKHGWVGKDCGVPDPCQNYTCEHGGTCHPLIIYNTGALDPLALFNRQNDTNHNATAIAECRCRREWEGSRCEKDVNECSKSNACEGHGYCINNIGNHTCLCEHGWRGLDCEENINECLSQPCKNNGTCNDKINSFTCSCSDNWEGDLCQKDVDECRYFPCGVHGTCLNLQGNYSCLCETSWTGRHCETHMRSCSFGPCKNNATCVDLEETYFCRCDERFTGRHCDTDINECKSSPCKNGATCLNTYGSYNCKCRKEWTGTYCEKDVNECLNNPCPQNTTCTNRENGYLCQDCTTFVCANGGQCIDTQNGPRCNCSNNWVGSTCQQRDYCFNDPCGPLEVCINTRTAYACEYHPCISSPCQNNGRCYEAGTSFFCNCTYGWRGLTCSERDFCAFTNCHNNGTCTNTNNSSLCQCTNKWYGEKCENFNYCNSSPCLNGGVCRNMKDHYRCECLQGWKDSRCETRDYCYNMPCLNNGICVNHNTSYSCSCPEEWTGRNCQSYNYCHVHPCNGRGICHNNDTEYECMCNRGYIGKKCDIIDYCASSPCLNNGKCVTEPYGYICHCHSGYVGKRCERDMDECAFDLCPARSTCYNNHGGYTCVWNDRRRRASFFQGKTTHTVTLPYTSSALNLVKNQSLLASYLSQGVCKDPQQFFIQPRNMTVLASEHTMSLKFQAMCYP is encoded by the exons ATGAAGTTactattttgctatttatttccCCTTTTAATGTGGATTTCTTTCATCCAG ATAACAAAAGGCAAGATAACGTTTTTCATCGAAGTTAGCGAGATAAAGAATAACGGAAGTAGAATTTATGGCGGAGCTTGTTGTCAAGGTATCAATGGTAGTCAGTGTTCAGTTCTATGCAAACCTCTCCTGACGATTTCCTTGAG AAATCATAGTGGCCAACACTACGATTCCTTAACGACTAATGTCAACATGAGGAAAGAAGATGTTATCCTCGGATCTAGAATTGGAAATTCAAGTAACCCAATAGTTCTGGAGGCAAATTCGTGG GACAAGCTTTGGGACCAAATACACGTAGAGGTCAGAGATTTTCGGTATTATGTACAGCCGTTAATCTTCCAAGATTCATTTCATGATTTCAACCTACACACTGGAGATAATATCCTTTCCCAAAACTGGAGACAACGAAGACTGACATCACAATTCAACAGTAGCAATGATTTTAG CATTACTTTGACTTACAATGCCTATTGTTCTGAGGGTTACTATGGCAATGACTGCAGCGGCCACTGTCCAGGGAATCCAAGAAAATGCGTTGTCAATGGAACAACGTATTGTAAAACCG GATGGTTTGGTGCTGACTGCAACAAAGACATAAACGAATGTGCCACACCTAAATTCTGTAACCACGGCATATGTACAAACACTGCTGGAAGTTTTCATTGCACTTGTCCACCATCTTTCTATGGTTTGAGATGTCAGTTAGATGAGGATGAATGTCTCCTTAACCCTTGCAATGGAGAGGAATGTATCAATAAAATCGGAAGCTATGAATGCGTGTGTGGTAATTCTACAACTGGTACAAACTGCGAGAGCCTGGTGGCCTCTAACTGCACCAACGAAACGTGCCATTATCATGGGACATGTAATAATCAAACTGGAGAAGCAAGTTGTAACTGTAGTTCCGAGTATTCCGGAACTACTTGCGAGACAATTAATCATTGTTTCGAAAGGAATTGTTCTGACAATGGTGTCTGCATAAATGGAATTGATGATTATGTTTGCAATTGTAGTTATGGTTACACCGGAAATGATTGCGAGCACACGTATTGTTACCGACACCAATGTCGAAATGGTGCCGCTTGTGTCACTGGAAAGTCGAATTATGCGTGCATATGTTCTCCAGGTTACACTGGAAATTACTGCGAGACACGTGATCACTGCTACTTGCACAGCCAGAACTGTAGTGGACACGGGTTTTGTAGCAACGGTCCATATAATTTTACGTGTATATGCGACTGGGGCTATCACGGAGGTGAATGTGAaatattcagattttatttaaatgtgaCAACCATACTCCCTGATAATACTTCTGATACATCGTGGACTACAAAACCTATTTGTACCCTTTCTTCTTGCAACAATCACGGTAAATGTTATCTAGAAAATAATTCAAAGGGATATCTTTGTGATTGTGAAGAAGACTGGTCTGGTTCAGAGTGCGAACGTTTTGATTACTGCCATAACGTTGTCTGTTCTAATTACGGGGAATGCTTCACTGGACTTGCGGATTTCTTTTGCATGTGTGAAAAGGACCATTTTGGAAAACTATGCAATGTGACGCACTTTTGCAAAAACAATAACTGTTCATCTCCTCGTATTTGTAAAGAACATTTGGACGGATATTCCTGTGAGTGTCCAGATGGGTTATTTGGCGCTTACTGTGAAAGTGTAAATCATTGCTTTCTTAACCCATGCGGGGTACATGGCAAATGCAACAATACAAATAACGGGTTTGCCTGTATATGTGAAGATGGATGGATTGGAGAAAATTGCTCTCAAGTGGACTATTGCTATGGTCGGCCGTGTGGACAGCACGGGCGATGTCAAAACAACTACCATAACTTTACATGTCTATGTGATGCAGGTTTTGTTGGGAATCAATGCAATAAAGTTGATTACTGTTTTCAGAATCCGTGCATAAACAATGGAACTTGCTTATCAGATTCTGGTGGTTATATATGCAATTGCCCAGAGGTTTGGACAGGACAAAACTGTAGTAATAGAAATGTCTGTCTCTTAGACAATCCGTGCAATTCCCATGGAAACTGTTCTCAATCCAAGTCTGGTTTTAACTGTTCCTGTTTACCGAATTGGTTGGGTTTGTCTTGCAATGTATACGATTATTGTTACAGCTCGCCGTGTGGTGAACATGGAACGTGTCAGAACAAACCTGATTCATATCACTGCCTTTGTGATCCACAGTGGTCAGGAGAAAACTGTTCGATCAATGCTTgtgaaaatattacatgtagccACAAAGGAAACTGTTCGGCACTAAATTCAACATATCACTGCGAATGCAAACATGGATGGGTGGGAAAGGACTGTGGTGTACCAGATCCATGTCAAAATTACACTTGTGAACATGGTGGTACATGTCACCCTTTAATCATATACAACACTGGTGCTTTAGATCCGCTTGCCTTATTCAACAGGCAGAATGACACAAATCATAATGCTACAGCAATCGCAGAGTGCAGATGTAGAAGAGAATGGGAGGGATCTCGGTGTGAAAAAGACGTCAATGAGTGTTCGAAGAGTAATGCGTGTGAAGGACATGGctactgtataaataatatagGAAATCATACATGTCTGTGTGAGCACGGTTGGCGAGGATTGGATTGCGAGGAAAATATCAACGAATGTCTATCACAGCCTTGCAAAAATAATGGTACATGCAATGACAAAATAAACAGCTTCACCTGTTCATGTTCGGATAATTGGGAAGGGGATTTGTGTCAGAAAGATGTTGATGAATGTAGGTACTTTCCTTGTGGCGTACATGGTACGTGTTTGAATCTTCAAGGAAACTATTCGTGTCTCTGTGAAACATCTTGGACTGGTAGACACTGTGAAACTCACATGAGATCGTGTTCTTTTGGGCCATGCAAAAATAACGCTACTTGCGTCGACTTGGAGGAAACGTACTTCTGTAGATGTGACGAGAGATTCACCGGCCGACACTGTGACACTGATATCAATGAGTGTAAGTCTTCTCCCTGTAAAAATGGTGCCACTTGTTTAAATACATACGGGTCCTACAACTGTAAATGTAGAAAAGAATGGACCGGCACTTATTGCGAAAAAGACGTGAATGAATGTTTAAATAATCCGTGTCCTCAAAATACCACGTGCACTAACAGAGAAAATGGCTATCTCTGCCAAGACTGTACCACCTTTGTTTGTGCAAACGGAGGTCAGTGTATTGATACTCAAAATGGACCACGGTGTAACTGTTCAAACAACTGGGTTGGATCTACCTGCCAGCAGAGAGACTACTGCTTCAATGACCCGTGTGGTCCTCTGGAAGTTTGCATCAACACACGCACAGCCTACGCTTGCGAGTATCACCCTTGTATTAGCTCTCCCTGTCAAAATAATGGACGGTGTTATGAGGCTGGGACGAGCTTCTTTTGCAACTGTACATACGGTTGGAGGGGCCTGACTTGTTCAGAGAGAGATTTCTGTGCCTTTACGAATTGTCATAACAATGGAACATGTACAAATACGAACAATTCTTCTTTATGTCAATGCACGAACAAATGGTATGGTGAAAAGTGCGAGAACTTCAACTATTGCAATTCGTCTCCCTGTTTGAATGGTGGTGTATGTAGAAATATGAAAGATCATTATAGATGTGAATGTCTCCAGGGTTGGAAAGATTCGCGTTGTGAAACCCGTGATTATTGCTATAATATGCCATGTTTAAATAATGGCATCTGTGTAAATCATAACACTTCGTATTCCTGTTCTTGCCCGGAGGAATGGACAGGAAGAAACTGCCAGTCATACAACTACTGCCATGTTCATCCGTGCAATGGTAGGGGTATATGTCACAATAACGATACGGAATATGAATGTATGTGTAATCGGGGCTACATAGGTAAGAAATGCGACATCATCGACTATTGTGCGTCCAGTCCGTGCTTGAATAACGGAAAGTGTGTTACAGAACCATACGGGTATATCTGTCACTGCCACTCAGGGTACGTCGGGAAAAGGTGTGAACGTGACATGGATGAATGTGCTTTCGATCTGTGTCCTGCGAGATCAACCTGTTATAACAATCATGGTGGTTATACTTGCGTTTGGAACGACAGACGACGAAGGGCCAGCTTTTTTCAAG ggAAGACAACTCATACAGTCACACTGCCTTATACATCAAGTGCTCTAAACTTGGTCAAAAATCAGTCGTTACTGGCGTCATACCTATCACAAGGAGTCTGCAAAGATCCACAACAGTTCTTTATTCAACCCAGGAATATGACAGTTTTGGCAAG CGAACACACCATGTCTCTGAAATTCCAAGCCATGTGTTACCCATGA